The Choristoneura fumiferana chromosome 5, NRCan_CFum_1, whole genome shotgun sequence region ctgattttcataaaaaatatactcaaTTCTTACAACTCACACAAAAGAACGTATGAATAAGAAATGCCCACATATTCATAATTTAGATGTTAAGTTAACGTTTTTATATTGAGTAAAAGATTCTGAAAAGAGTCTGACACTAACTAACACTCCATATTCCAATATTggtaatttttatcaaaatcgttttattattattattatatgtatatttagcAGCTTTTGCCCTCTGCTTCACCCACGTGAAATTTGGGTAttgtgcgctgttccctcgggaactgtggatttttccaggataaaaagtagcctatgtcactctcaggcccacatactatctctatgccaaatatcacgtcgatccattGCTCCATTTCAACATGAACTAAATATATTcattgtataaaattttgcaaaacaaaaaaaattataataaagaaaaacacttattttcttGCGTGCACTCTAATATAGCTCGCTAGAccaaacttataatattagtatgatttttttaactggTAACTTTAACTGGTACTCTCCAGGTTCAGAtaatgaaaaaaagtttttaaacatTAGTCTTTTGTTCTTCCAGATCAGAGACTGCGACATCTACAAGGACGAATACAAGGAGTGCACAAGCTTTAGGGGGCGGTTCCACCAGTACTTTATATTCGGAGAAGCCCTAAATTGCAATCAGTGGAAAAAGGATTATGACAACTGCTGCAAATGGGAGTCAGATAAAGATACCAAGGCAGCAGTtagtattatatttatagtattttatttatttgcaataaataatttaaacaaactgcaacaaaacaaaatatggGCAGTCTGTAGTTGCGGTtatgttgcagttggaatgcagtccgtctgctcttaatttcaataaattttaactGAAGTCTCTTACATGGTTTAGAGATGTGTTCATACTTATTGCTTAAGTTAATGAACATATTCTCCATCTAATTTTAGGTTTCAATATTAacagtcaaattgtaacacacatttctcggtatttcaaacacaaattaactaaaaatacctaTGTGTGTACATTTagtagcggtatttattatgtttttattttagaagttaacacaatgtTAAATAGTTTCggtgtttcatttaaaaacgtgagCAAATTTTACTGTTAAGTTTCAAGTATTAAAGTAAATGGAGTATAGTATATTTGGTAAATCACGTGCCaccaaatttattttctgttatttttgtAAGCTTTTGTTTTAGTGAAAATTGAGAAACTATAATGTGTGACGgtgaaaccaaaaaaaaacttttttttaaccattttaattaattttcagaaTGCTGTCATAGAAAGTGAAAAAGCTCGCCGTATGGAAAGGCTAAAGGCACACTACAAGAATGACATTTGGAAGAAACGCAGCAGTCCTCCACCTGATTGGGACAAACCCCTGCCAGAGTGGATGCAAAAGAGAAACGAAAACACGTATCTCGATCATAAAGCAAAGGAATATAGAGAGGGGACGTTAAAAGAAAATAGCAGTGATTGGTCTTGTGCTATAATGTGATAATCGTTCAAATTaggcaatatatatatatatattaggcaaagagcgtactcctaccttaaaggccggcaacgcacttgtgactcttctggtattgcaggtgtccatgggcgacggtaatcgcttaccatcaggcgatccgcctgctcgttttccccctataccataaaaaaaatatttataaaatataacataacataGGTGAATTGagtttgtgtatttgtttttacttaattttgttaataatgtTATACCTATTATAGTAatacaaagtataaaatattataaggtACAATCTTTATAAAGTTGATACAAAATTAGTGACTAGCTAAGTTACCTCATGCTGGACAATATTCAGTAGAACCCGCTTAATATGATCACGTTTAATACGATTTCCCGCATAATACGCCATTTTACGCCGTTCCCTGCAACTTAGGGCctgttttcatacattttttcacgGTTAATACGACTCGCGTCCCGCTGAATACGAcatctaaaattatatttttattataagtaatattGCCCACATTGCATCATCCATCATACAATGTTACCAACTAATGTATGCggtgaaaaatatttgaattaacCATGGCGTCCTAATATTAAGCAAGGGGACGCGGTTCTGGCGACACATGCGCCTGTCCAGATAAGTTTGTAGCCCTGTCTAAGCGATCGGCTAATTGGTTCGAACCTACCTACACTGACTCGTAGACTTCATTCGCTCATTATCACCGCTGCCGTGTTTTGAtatgttttaaatttcaattcaaatttgtGAGTTATTAAATTCTTATCTTCATTCGTTAGTTCAATGatgtcaaaaattaaaagaaagcaTTATCATCATGTCTTTCattctaaataaacaaattacatgaaataatactagctttttttttcacgattaATACGATTTTCCGTttaagacgttttttttttgcttggtCCCCTCAGAATCGTCTTAAGCGGGTTCTACTGTAATGCATTAAGTCAATTCAAGTTTCAAGTTTGTGTTTTGATTTCAACAAAGTATGAACATCCATAATTCCATCTGACTAATTTTAACAGTCGAGctataaatagtagattgtaaaaCAATAGCATAAAACGAggcattttacccaagacgttcaatATAGCcagagccggtacggcgagggtggatagacacgtcgagggaaaatgggtttaatgctcgagttttacactgcttttcacttcgatggcgacgaaatgaaatagcaacagtggaaacaattgttcacttactatgtaccttttattgttcacgcattactattaaaattataattttttatcgaaaatacaaactgaaatatagatgcacattaaaaccagaaaaataagaccagcgctgggaatcgaacccaggtcctcggcattccgtgccgtgtgctataccgctacacgaCCGCtggacagcgatacagacacgaatttctcctacgcacctcatatctcagcttgtgttgtttgtttcttatttagccacttaagcagcgacactagcgacatctatgccatAGCCCTCATcaagaaacttttcggcactccatcggaactaaccgctcacccggacaagagatatcgttattaagcaatcaaattaagattggtttttttttggaatctttttgtatttttttcttcaaaaaatacaaaaagattccaaaaaaccaatcttataattttttacttatattgatcaattttgattgatttgattgatttttagttttaattgaattaaaaataattaaaaaaatatgtagaaacttctttgtttgtggctgtttacacctgaggccgtattgcctaacgtttctgacgatcgcgatcgcaatcaaatgacagtttttgcatgcgaatgttaggcaatacggcctctgattgccttggtcttaaacgaagattttactttatgcactagggcataaaaagtcattttatgtcgcctagatccagcataaacacgaactttacgagcataagaagtgaaaaacTAATTATGTATCACAATTAAAATTTCTCCTTGTAGGttttataagtattttgaaGATTACAACACATCGGTAGTAAATACTTTGACACTAATATTTTAATTGGGATAATTATATAATTcaccaaaaaaaatagataggtaCCACACGTTATTAACCATAAATCTAGCAACATGCTTATAGTCATTCGACTGAGACATGATAGATAACATggaaaaaaactagttttactATTTAATCTTCCTACTTGTAACAGATAGGTACATTTAAGATTCATCTTTATTGCAAACTAATAAATACACTCTGTTTTGTCTTGAGCAATAGGTATGGATGctaataaaattgcaaaaataaaactagttaAGTcaaattttccataaaaatatatgcaaaaacttttttcttacGAAATAGCTACACGAAATACCAATAGCTTATAGCTTGACCCAGCAACCGTTTTATCGGTCCGATAAGACGTTCATTTATAATTGTTCACAAATAAGATAATGCCATATCGAGTTAATACTTCATAAACAAGTATTTTGATACGGGCGCGGGTGAAAGAAGCACTGATGAGTCGTGTGTTGTGCCGGAAAGTGTTTTCACTGCGTTTAGTCGTCCCGATGGCTCGTAATTCATCCAGCTTCCTCATCGAGGACCCTAAATACTCCTTCTTGAAGGAATTGGGCTTGGATAAGAAGAATGTTGGAGTGTTCAATGGAAAATGGCAGGCTAATGGGCAGGTAAGTCGATTTACTATTGATTTGAATAAGCTCTATTGTATCTGAATACTTCAAACTTAGTCGTAAAATTACTGTTTGATTAGATTTTTCTCTCAAATGTATAGGTAGTAAGCACGTAGAAGACGTAGGCCAGATCATTGGTTTATTAAAGTGACAAAAACAAATTAGTGTttgttaacaaatatttttaatcgacTGACATCTCCgtaatacctacctaacaagtcaatccgattactATGTAGAAGCTAGTGAAactcaacttgcaagatttgatgactATACGTGTAAattaagcttgtaaaaataataataagaataatacaATATCTTGAAACCAGTATGTTGGAAATAAATTAGTAAACACACTGCAAATATAGTATGTTCAACAAACACCTATTCCGTTGTCCCAGGCCATTAGCTTGCGCTGATAAGACTACACGCTCTTGTTATCATCCTGTTGTATAACCTTAGTAAACAATTTTGCATGTCGTCAGGCATTGTTTTTAACTCTATAAACTTCtctaaagtacctacctaattgttcaTTTCATATATAACTTCACTGAAGTATTGGCTTTAAAATCTGAATCGAAGGACCAATTACTTATAAGATTTCCGTATTTCAAGAACATAAAACAACGAAGTTTACCTAATTCAAAGAATATTCATTGTTTCTATGTCACTTTTCTGTGACGCCAGTTGGATTACTAGATCAATTTCAAAACGAGTCTCTCCCTAGTCCAGGATGGACGTTTTTGTTGTCCTTGGAACCATCAATTTCAATTATAGGTCATCTGACCCTGATTAAAACAATTGAGAAGCAGTATTTCAAATATAAACTATAGAACTCGCCTAGGGCCCATaacctacaaaaaaaatttttttcgaaaatatatattttcactAATATAGACAGATACTCGGATATCTATCCATCACTAGAAAATTAAAACCACCCATTAGTTAAAATGAAACCGTACAACGAAGGCCTCgccaaagtctaagaacttttcttacactgtggccTCGCTTAATTTATTGACCAATCTCCAGGTAATCCAATCATATAGCCCAGCCAATGGGAAAATCATAGCAGAGGTCCAGGCAGCGAGTCCTGCGGATTATGAAGCTTGCGCAGCGGCGGCCCAGGAGGCTTGGCATGAATGGGCGGAGCTGCCGGCGCCCGCACGGGGAGAGGTCGTCAGGCAGATTGGAGATGCCCTCAGGGAGAAACTGCAACCGTTGGGGCAGCTGGTGTCTCTTGAAATGGGTGGGTGTTCTATATCGTGTTCGCTTTACTTCTTTCCAAAAAGCCcagtttagatttgcaagaaaaatcgcgcaagttgcattacattacgagGATGTAAAGCGAGCGAGTTAGAAGTGTAGGGCGCCGTAATTGACCTTATCCAACTTGCACGATATTTCCTACAAGTCTAAAGTAGACTTCAAAACATTTGACAGGATTCAGAAAAGTCTACAGTACAAGACATATCATAATATGTGTGACTAAACAGGCGTGGCAtgtatatatacctactagtaATGTTGTGAGGCAAATTGAGGATACCTAGTTACCTACACTGAGGAAGAAAGTCGGCATAAAAGATTCAATCAAAGGCATCACGGACGCCGAGAGGGAGGGTCAATTTGCAAAGGAGTGTACTTTCCTCTTCAGGTATTTAAGAAAGTACACTGAACGAGTAACACAGTAAGCAATATAAACTACCTACTCACTCGTGATCTTGTTACAGTTCTATGCTGATAATAAACTTACAAGAAACCCTATGCGATGCACCCTCCTGAAAATAATCCTGCCGGTGCACACAGTCCTTGCCAAACTAGCTAGTATTAAACACGCGAGTGGTATCGGTCATTCTCATTTaattgtgcacctgtctaattaccgtcccgctttttttcatgcaaaagcgacacggcactgagactgagtgcacatctagaaaaaggatggctgccatttacatttaactgtctgtctgtgcactcaagtctaaataccgtgtcactagtgcgggAAAAAAGCGGTATGGTAATTACtagtaattagacaggtgcattAAATTGAGAATAAGTTTACAGAGACACCACACCATGATTTCATTTCTCTAACACCGTCATTTGTTTCCATCCAGGTAAAATCCTCCCAGAAGCCATTGGTGAGGTGGTAGAGTACATCCACGTGTGCGACCTGGCCCTGGGGCTGTCACGGTCGCTTCCGGGGACCATCTTCCCCTCAGAACGTCCAGGACACGTGTTACTCGAGAAATGGAACCCCCTGGGGGCCGTGGGCATAATCACCGCCTTCAATTTCCCTGTCGCCGTGTTTGGATGGAACAGTGCTATTGCCATGGTACGTAACAGATTGTTGTTAGACACGTTACGTGACATTCGGTTCTGACTTGACTTGTTCAGGAACATGCGTGTATGTATAGTAAGTAAACTcttaattgaacaaaaaattgagaaacaaacacaattcgctttaagggataagttcgccttgtacttatctctttctcttgttaactgttattttcatttgttttatgtacaatgaaGAGCTATActatacaatttatttacagaCGTTGAGTTAAtttacatgtacaaaggcgaacttatcccttataCTTAATACCTTTGTGGGCACAGTAGGTAGGCAGTAAAAACAGCTCTACCATGTGGTTTCCATTCGCAATCGTCGttgattttattacaaaatcttATCAATGATTTGCTTGATCACACCTATTATGTTACTTAACCTTGAAGAAACTAAGTCACGTTATCAGTCACCGGAGGCAACAATATATTATCAGTTTACCTCCTACATCAATTATCATTTTGATTCTATTTACAcaatataatagtactgacttacctacctaataataataaaaaccggccaagagcgtgtcggacacgcccaaaatagggttccgtagccattacgaaaaaattaagtaatatttttctaaggatttcgtattttatacggaatcttccaggtttaggtatattttatacctaaggctgctatttactcttaaactactaataattctcaagcaaacttagcctttatagttttcctagaaagtttgatatacttactaccattctgatttttttctaatttttgcacccaccggtttagattttaggaggattaggattttaatgaaaatttgcactttaaagttgaatatttcgcaaacatatcactgaatcgaaaaatcgtcttagcaaacccctaatggttttaaaagacctatccaacggtacaCCACACCAtaaggttgaatgagaaaaaaaaacaccttttttgaattttttattgtaccattttgtcggcatagtgtacaaatatatccgtgcaaaattacaactttctagcattgatagtccctgagcaaagccgcggacggacggacagacagacagacagatatggcgaaattataagggttccgtttttgccattttggctccggaaaccTAAAAAGTTTCATGTAGATATTGAAGATAGAAatc contains the following coding sequences:
- the LOC141427983 gene encoding synaptic plasticity regulator PANTS — encoded protein: MAPTSSEVKEPKAVEETINDSSDFEGEKWLIRDCDIYKDEYKECTSFRGRFHQYFIFGEALNCNQWKKDYDNCCKWESDKDTKAANAVIESEKARRMERLKAHYKNDIWKKRSSPPPDWDKPLPEWMQKRNENTYLDHKAKEYREGTLKENSSDWSCAIM